Proteins found in one Paraburkholderia caballeronis genomic segment:
- a CDS encoding helix-turn-helix domain-containing protein yields MNALVRDFGVIVRRLREARGWSQEQLAEHAGLNRSYVGEIERGTVIASIVTVEKLARAFGVSIADLLLNVAGARDAAAVPPVTGVSCPRSPVHS; encoded by the coding sequence ATGAACGCGCTCGTTCGCGATTTCGGCGTGATCGTGCGGCGGCTGCGCGAGGCGCGCGGCTGGTCGCAGGAGCAGCTTGCCGAACATGCGGGACTGAACCGCTCGTATGTCGGCGAGATCGAGCGCGGCACCGTGATCGCTTCGATCGTCACCGTCGAAAAGCTTGCGCGCGCATTCGGCGTATCGATCGCCGATCTGCTGCTGAATGTGGCCGGCGCGCGGGACGCAGCGGCAGTGCCGCCGGTGACGGGCGTGTCGTGTCCGCGCTCGCCGGTTCATTCCTGA
- the epsC gene encoding serine O-acetyltransferase EpsC, translating to MTVFNVAEIVGALQTVRQQWREEQRRSLEPGGRELPAREALADIVDTLKGVLFPMRLGPPDLRQESENFYVGHALDAALHALLAQARLELQYKARHGRPDDADIDARASAAVHAFAQRLPAIRSLLDSDVLAAFHGDPAAGSVDEVLLCYPGVLAMIHHRLAHELYRLGLPLLARIVAELAHAATGIDIHPGAQIGAGFFIDHGTGVVIGETSVIGERVRVYQAVTLGAKRFPRDAAGHLEKGLARHPIVEDDVVIYAGATILGRVTLGRGAVIGGNVWLTDSVPPGAHVTQAISRHDTRPAPAVAATFATADQPAVEPAAGALR from the coding sequence GTGACCGTATTCAATGTCGCAGAAATCGTCGGCGCACTGCAGACCGTGCGCCAGCAGTGGCGCGAGGAGCAGCGCCGTTCGCTCGAACCGGGCGGGCGCGAGCTGCCGGCGCGCGAGGCGCTCGCGGACATCGTCGATACGCTGAAGGGCGTGCTGTTTCCGATGCGGCTCGGGCCGCCGGATCTGCGTCAGGAAAGCGAAAACTTCTACGTCGGCCACGCGCTCGATGCCGCGCTGCATGCGCTGCTCGCGCAGGCGCGGCTCGAACTGCAATACAAGGCGCGGCATGGCCGGCCCGACGACGCCGACATCGATGCGCGCGCAAGCGCCGCCGTGCACGCGTTCGCGCAGCGGCTGCCGGCGATCCGCTCGCTGCTCGACAGCGACGTGCTCGCCGCGTTCCACGGCGACCCGGCGGCGGGCAGCGTCGACGAGGTGCTGCTGTGTTATCCGGGCGTGCTCGCGATGATCCACCATCGCCTCGCGCACGAACTGTATCGGCTCGGCCTGCCGCTGCTCGCGCGGATCGTCGCGGAACTCGCGCATGCGGCGACCGGCATCGACATCCATCCGGGCGCGCAGATCGGCGCGGGGTTTTTCATCGACCATGGCACTGGCGTCGTGATCGGCGAGACGTCGGTGATCGGCGAACGCGTGCGCGTGTACCAGGCGGTGACGCTCGGTGCAAAACGTTTTCCGCGCGATGCGGCCGGCCATCTGGAGAAGGGGCTCGCGCGCCATCCGATCGTCGAGGACGACGTCGTGATCTACGCGGGCGCGACGATCCTCGGCCGCGTGACGCTCGGGCGCGGCGCGGTGATCGGCGGCAACGTATGGCTGACCGACAGCGTGCCGCCGGGCGCGCACGTCACCCAGGCGATCTCGCGTCACGACACGCGGCCGGCGCCGGCCGTTGCCGCTACCTTCGCCACCGCGGATCAACCGGCCGTCGAACCCGCGGCCGGCGCACTGCGATGA
- a CDS encoding rhodanese-like domain-containing protein: MTVEVQDKPLHADLEAARAAAQAAGLPYAGSVTPQQAWALRAAGDAVLVDVRTAEERKFVGHVPDTLHVAWATGTSLTRNPRFVRELEAKTGKDAVVVLLCRSGNRSALAAEAAAKAGFTNVFNVQEGFEGDLDDAGHRGLRNGWRFHGLPWVQD; encoded by the coding sequence ATGACGGTGGAAGTACAGGACAAGCCGCTGCACGCGGATCTCGAAGCGGCGCGCGCCGCGGCGCAGGCAGCGGGGCTGCCGTATGCGGGCAGCGTCACGCCGCAGCAGGCGTGGGCGCTGCGCGCGGCCGGCGACGCGGTGCTGGTCGACGTGCGCACGGCCGAGGAGCGCAAGTTCGTCGGCCACGTGCCGGACACGCTGCACGTCGCATGGGCGACCGGCACGAGCCTCACGCGCAATCCGCGCTTCGTGCGCGAGCTGGAGGCGAAGACCGGCAAGGATGCGGTGGTCGTGCTGCTGTGCCGTAGCGGCAACCGCTCGGCGCTGGCCGCCGAGGCCGCCGCGAAGGCGGGGTTCACGAACGTGTTCAACGTGCAGGAGGGTTTCGAGGGCGACCTCGACGACGCCGGCCATCGCGGGCTGCGCAACGGCTGGCGGTTCCACGGTTTGCCGTGGGTGCAGGACTAG
- a CDS encoding ABC transporter substrate-binding protein translates to MTDPVRTFFTTRRRVLGFAAAAPLAAAAAALHSQRAYAADLSGAMLVLGDQAGGLRALVEAAKVLDGAPYGFRWANFQGAAPLFEAQRAGAVDLAPAGDLPVLAAAAGDPDMKIVATRAGVPTQLGILVRSDSSIRRVADLKGRTVFVSSARGSISQYQLYGALAEAGLSKDDVSVRFILPVDAFAAFASGSIEVWATFDPYYGIAAQRGGRVLRDGTGINSGLGFITASGAAVADTRKRAAIADVLVRFQRAGDWALANPDAYAQVYATLTRTPPEAAKQITARSALKQRFVTDADIAALQQVADTAFREAILPRRIDVRAISDTHIAAA, encoded by the coding sequence ATGACCGATCCGGTTCGAACGTTCTTCACCACGCGGCGTCGCGTGCTTGGCTTCGCCGCTGCCGCGCCGCTCGCGGCGGCGGCCGCCGCGCTTCATTCGCAGCGTGCCTATGCAGCGGATCTGTCCGGCGCGATGCTCGTGCTGGGCGATCAGGCCGGCGGCCTGCGCGCGCTCGTCGAAGCCGCGAAGGTGCTCGACGGCGCGCCGTATGGATTCCGCTGGGCGAACTTCCAGGGCGCGGCGCCGCTGTTCGAAGCGCAGCGGGCGGGCGCAGTCGATCTCGCGCCGGCCGGCGACCTGCCGGTGCTCGCGGCGGCGGCCGGCGATCCGGACATGAAGATCGTCGCGACGCGCGCCGGCGTGCCGACGCAACTCGGCATCCTCGTGCGGTCCGATTCGTCGATCCGCCGCGTCGCGGACCTGAAGGGGCGCACCGTGTTCGTGTCGTCCGCACGCGGCAGCATCTCGCAGTATCAGCTGTATGGCGCGCTGGCCGAAGCGGGGTTGTCGAAGGACGACGTGTCGGTCCGCTTCATCCTGCCGGTCGATGCGTTCGCCGCGTTCGCATCCGGCTCGATCGAGGTATGGGCAACGTTCGATCCGTATTACGGCATCGCCGCGCAGCGCGGCGGCCGCGTGCTGCGCGACGGCACCGGCATCAATAGCGGGCTCGGATTCATCACCGCGTCGGGCGCGGCCGTCGCGGACACCCGCAAGCGCGCGGCGATCGCCGACGTGCTCGTGCGGTTCCAGCGCGCGGGCGACTGGGCGCTCGCGAATCCCGATGCCTATGCACAGGTCTACGCGACGCTGACGCGCACGCCGCCCGAAGCGGCGAAGCAGATCACCGCGCGTTCGGCCCTCAAGCAGCGTTTCGTGACCGACGCGGACATCGCGGCGCTCCAGCAGGTCGCCGACACCGCGTTTCGCGAAGCGATCCTGCCGCGCCGCATCGACGTGCGCGCGATCTCCGACACGCACATCGCGGCCGCGTGA
- a CDS encoding nitroreductase family protein, with amino-acid sequence MTTSNGRLADHPIDRQFLDRWSPRAFTADALPEATLLTFFEAARWAPSSYNSQPWRFVYARRDTEHWERFLGFLNEFNRGWATHAAAIVIVLSKTTFVPPGGASEVPAASHSFDTGAAWGYFALQASLAGWKAHGLAGIERDRIRSELAIPDTYAIEAGIALGRPGDPEQLPEGLRAREVPSPRNAVGTFVAEGAFTF; translated from the coding sequence ATGACCACTTCGAACGGCCGCCTTGCCGATCATCCGATCGACCGTCAATTCCTCGACCGCTGGTCGCCTCGCGCGTTCACCGCCGACGCGCTGCCCGAAGCGACATTGCTCACGTTTTTCGAAGCGGCGCGCTGGGCGCCTTCGTCGTACAACTCGCAGCCGTGGCGCTTCGTTTATGCGCGTCGCGACACCGAACACTGGGAACGCTTTCTCGGTTTTCTGAACGAGTTCAATCGCGGTTGGGCGACGCATGCGGCGGCCATCGTGATCGTGCTGTCGAAGACGACATTCGTGCCGCCGGGCGGCGCGAGCGAAGTGCCGGCGGCGAGCCATTCGTTCGATACGGGCGCGGCGTGGGGTTATTTCGCGTTGCAGGCAAGCCTCGCAGGATGGAAGGCGCACGGCCTCGCGGGCATCGAACGCGACCGTATCCGCAGCGAACTCGCGATTCCCGATACGTATGCGATCGAAGCGGGCATCGCGCTCGGCCGGCCCGGCGATCCGGAGCAGTTGCCCGAAGGACTGCGTGCGCGCGAAGTGCCGAGTCCGCGTAATGCGGTCGGCACGTTCGTGGCCGAAGGTGCGTTTACGTTCTAG
- a CDS encoding LLM class flavin-dependent oxidoreductase, which produces MANTNKPILLNAFNMNCVGHINHGLWTHPRDRSTDYRLLPYWTNLARTLERGLFDGLFLADIVGVYDVYQHNVDVTLRESIQLPVNDPTLLVSAMAAVTEHLGFGVTVNLTYEQPYLLARRFSTLDHLTQGRIGWNIVTGYLDSAARAMGLTEQLPHDERYDRADEYLDVLYKLWEGSWEPDAVRRDKAARVFADPAKVHRVQHAGRYYNVDGYHLAEPSPQRTPVLFQAGSSGRGQRFAARHAECVFISPPNRQVGRETVRTLREELVRAGRRPDDVKVFVGAAVVPGATEAQAREKYADYLHYASREAGLAHFAASTGIDYAQYDLDAPVDYAPGNAIESATRTAKQHGWTRRRLLEMFELGGRYPAIVGTAAHVADELQAWVDEAGVDGFNLSRTVVPESYEDFVDLVVPELQNRGLYKTAYAPGSLRQKLFGEGDTLPLRHAGASFRQRAEAIA; this is translated from the coding sequence ATGGCGAACACGAACAAACCGATCCTGCTCAACGCGTTCAACATGAACTGCGTGGGCCACATCAATCATGGGCTGTGGACGCATCCGCGCGACCGCTCGACCGACTACCGGCTGCTGCCGTACTGGACCAACCTCGCGCGCACGCTCGAACGCGGGCTGTTCGACGGGCTCTTTCTCGCGGACATCGTCGGCGTGTACGACGTGTACCAGCACAACGTCGACGTGACGCTGCGCGAGTCGATCCAGTTGCCGGTCAACGACCCGACGCTGCTGGTGTCCGCGATGGCCGCGGTCACCGAACACCTCGGTTTCGGCGTCACGGTGAATCTCACCTACGAGCAGCCGTATCTGCTCGCGCGGCGTTTCTCGACGCTCGATCATCTGACGCAGGGGCGCATCGGCTGGAACATCGTGACCGGCTACCTCGACAGCGCCGCGCGCGCGATGGGTCTCACCGAACAGTTGCCGCACGACGAACGCTACGATCGCGCGGACGAATATCTCGACGTGCTGTACAAGCTGTGGGAGGGCAGCTGGGAGCCGGACGCCGTGCGCCGCGACAAGGCCGCGCGCGTGTTCGCGGACCCGGCGAAGGTGCATCGCGTGCAGCACGCGGGCCGCTATTACAACGTGGACGGTTATCACCTCGCGGAGCCGTCGCCGCAGCGCACGCCGGTGCTGTTCCAGGCGGGCAGTTCGGGACGCGGGCAGCGGTTCGCCGCGCGTCACGCGGAGTGCGTGTTCATCTCGCCGCCGAACCGCCAGGTCGGCCGCGAAACGGTACGCACGCTGCGCGAGGAACTGGTGCGCGCGGGCCGGCGTCCGGACGACGTGAAGGTGTTCGTCGGCGCGGCGGTGGTGCCGGGCGCGACCGAAGCACAAGCGCGCGAGAAATACGCGGATTATCTGCACTACGCGAGCCGCGAGGCCGGCCTCGCGCATTTCGCCGCGAGCACCGGCATCGACTACGCGCAGTACGACCTCGACGCGCCGGTCGATTACGCGCCGGGCAACGCGATCGAATCGGCGACGCGCACCGCGAAGCAGCACGGCTGGACGCGCCGCAGGCTGCTGGAAATGTTCGAACTCGGCGGACGTTATCCGGCGATCGTCGGCACCGCCGCGCACGTTGCGGACGAGTTGCAGGCGTGGGTGGACGAGGCGGGCGTCGATGGCTTCAACCTGAGCCGCACCGTGGTGCCGGAGAGCTACGAGGATTTCGTCGATCTGGTCGTGCCGGAACTGCAGAATCGCGGGCTGTACAAGACGGCTTATGCGCCGGGCTCGCTGCGTCAGAAGCTGTTCGGCGAGGGCGACACGCTGCCCTTGCGGCACGCGGGCGCGTCGTTCCGGCAGCGCGCGGAAGCAATCGCGTGA
- a CDS encoding MFS transporter: protein MSAIAVPPHAADLAASASPVVIRSAHDVSRIVNAGAAQGSNARIVIAIALGGVFLDAYDLTSLAYGVKDIAREFALTPVQIGFVSAAITFGAILGALSGGYLTDRIGRYRVFMADMLFFVVAAIAAGLAPNAWVLGGARFLMGFGVGLDLPVAMAFLAEFSRVAGRGNKAASVAAWCPAWYAATSTCYLLILGLYAILPDHHLGWLWRFTLAFGAVPALAIILVRSRYISESPVWAANQGDLEAAARILKRSYGVDAVVERDASSAHKPRTASWRNFGVLFNATYRRRTILAATIGAASSFGYNAIIFGLPVIIASFLKQGPLTTIVAALLLNLLFAFVGGLIGVRTAPTVGAWKMTVLGHTLQFVSLIGLALIGHPGSGAFVALAILLLGGYLFGQGFGPGSHSMTYASLSYPTSLRGIGVGFNQTLVRSASTVSLFLFPILAAALGTKVFWVIALAPLTSLVVLLAIRWEPSGYDIDGEDYALSHGEPQAAAAA, encoded by the coding sequence ATGTCCGCCATCGCCGTTCCGCCGCACGCAGCGGATCTCGCCGCATCCGCCAGTCCGGTCGTCATCCGTTCCGCGCACGACGTATCGCGCATCGTCAACGCGGGCGCCGCGCAGGGCAGCAACGCGCGGATCGTCATCGCGATCGCGCTCGGCGGCGTGTTTCTCGACGCATACGATCTCACGTCGCTCGCCTACGGCGTGAAGGACATCGCGCGCGAATTCGCGCTGACGCCGGTGCAGATCGGGTTCGTCTCCGCGGCGATCACCTTCGGCGCGATCCTCGGCGCGCTGTCCGGCGGGTATCTGACCGACCGCATCGGCCGCTATCGCGTGTTCATGGCCGACATGCTGTTCTTCGTCGTCGCCGCGATCGCGGCCGGCCTCGCGCCGAACGCGTGGGTGCTCGGCGGCGCGCGGTTCCTGATGGGCTTCGGCGTCGGCCTCGACCTGCCGGTCGCGATGGCGTTTCTCGCGGAGTTCTCGCGCGTCGCCGGGCGCGGCAACAAGGCGGCGAGCGTCGCCGCGTGGTGCCCCGCATGGTATGCGGCGACGAGCACCTGCTATCTGCTGATCCTCGGCCTCTACGCGATCCTGCCCGACCATCACCTCGGCTGGCTGTGGCGGTTCACGCTCGCGTTCGGCGCGGTGCCGGCGCTCGCCATCATCCTCGTGCGCAGCCGCTACATCAGCGAGTCGCCGGTGTGGGCCGCGAACCAGGGCGACCTCGAAGCGGCCGCGCGGATCCTGAAACGCTCATATGGCGTCGATGCGGTCGTCGAGCGCGACGCGTCGTCCGCGCACAAGCCGCGCACCGCGTCGTGGCGCAACTTCGGCGTGCTGTTCAACGCGACGTACCGCCGCCGCACGATCCTCGCGGCGACGATCGGCGCGGCATCGTCGTTCGGTTATAACGCGATCATCTTCGGGTTGCCGGTCATCATCGCGAGTTTCCTGAAACAGGGGCCGCTGACGACGATCGTCGCGGCGCTGCTGCTGAACCTGCTGTTCGCGTTCGTCGGCGGGCTGATCGGCGTGCGCACCGCGCCGACCGTCGGCGCATGGAAGATGACGGTGCTCGGCCACACGCTGCAGTTCGTGTCGCTGATCGGCCTCGCGTTGATCGGCCATCCGGGCAGCGGCGCGTTCGTCGCGCTCGCGATCCTGCTGCTCGGCGGTTATCTGTTCGGGCAGGGTTTCGGACCGGGTTCGCATTCGATGACGTATGCGTCGCTCAGCTATCCGACGTCGCTGCGCGGCATCGGCGTCGGCTTCAACCAGACGCTCGTGCGCTCCGCATCGACGGTGTCGCTGTTCCTGTTCCCGATCCTCGCGGCCGCGCTCGGCACGAAGGTGTTCTGGGTGATCGCGCTCGCGCCGCTCACGTCGCTCGTCGTGCTGCTCGCGATCCGCTGGGAGCCGTCCGGTTACGACATCGACGGCGAGGACTATGCGCTGTCTCATGGCGAGCCGCAGGCCGCCGCCGCCGCGTGA
- a CDS encoding DUF411 domain-containing protein, protein MKKTFDVGAVPVPVSALRRSMMLGLLLAPLVAVAQTPKVGVKPVVRVWKSAACGCCGDWIAHLRQNGFDVVAGNVDDLAAARRSVRMPDRYASCHTALVDGYALEGHVPASDVSRLLRERPKAIGLAVPGMPVGSPGMDGPAYGGRKDRYDVVLVGIDGNGRVFHAYG, encoded by the coding sequence ATGAAAAAGACGTTCGATGTTGGGGCCGTGCCGGTGCCCGTCTCCGCTTTGCGGCGCTCGATGATGCTCGGGCTTCTGCTCGCGCCGCTGGTCGCGGTCGCGCAGACGCCGAAGGTCGGCGTCAAGCCGGTGGTTCGCGTGTGGAAGTCGGCGGCGTGCGGCTGCTGCGGCGACTGGATCGCGCACCTGCGGCAGAACGGTTTCGACGTCGTGGCCGGGAACGTCGACGATCTCGCGGCCGCGCGGCGCAGCGTGCGGATGCCCGATCGTTATGCGTCGTGCCATACCGCGCTTGTCGACGGTTACGCGCTCGAAGGGCACGTGCCGGCCAGCGACGTGAGCCGCTTGCTGCGCGAGCGTCCGAAGGCGATCGGGCTCGCGGTGCCGGGAATGCCGGTCGGCTCGCCGGGGATGGACGGCCCCGCCTACGGCGGCCGCAAGGACCGGTACGACGTGGTGCTCGTCGGCATCGACGGCAACGGCCGGGTCTTCCACGCGTACGGCTGA
- the phaR gene encoding polyhydroxyalkanoate synthesis repressor PhaR — protein sequence MTTTKKTAERLIKKYPNRRLYDTETSTYITLTDVKQLVLDQEEFKVIDAKSNEDLTRSILLQIILEEESGGLPMFSSPMLSQIIRFYGHAMQGMMGTYLEKNIQAFIDIQNKLADQSKSLYEGNTMNPEIWSQFMNMQAPMMQGMMTSYIEQSKNMFVQMQEQMQNQAKSMFSTFPFKPASPVTPAAGSPAGSGDEPDEKK from the coding sequence ATGACGACTACAAAGAAGACCGCCGAACGACTGATCAAAAAATATCCGAACCGTCGGCTGTACGACACGGAGACGAGCACCTACATCACGTTGACCGATGTGAAGCAGCTCGTGCTCGATCAGGAAGAGTTCAAGGTGATCGACGCGAAGAGCAACGAGGACCTGACGCGCAGCATCCTGTTGCAGATCATCCTCGAAGAGGAGAGCGGCGGGCTGCCGATGTTCTCGTCGCCGATGCTGTCGCAGATCATCCGCTTTTACGGCCATGCGATGCAGGGGATGATGGGCACCTACCTGGAGAAGAACATCCAGGCGTTCATCGACATCCAGAACAAACTCGCGGACCAGTCGAAAAGCCTCTACGAAGGCAACACGATGAATCCGGAAATCTGGTCGCAGTTCATGAACATGCAGGCGCCGATGATGCAGGGGATGATGACCAGCTACATCGAGCAGTCGAAGAACATGTTCGTGCAGATGCAGGAGCAGATGCAGAACCAGGCGAAGTCGATGTTCAGCACCTTCCCGTTCAAGCCGGCTTCGCCGGTGACGCCGGCGGCCGGTTCGCCGGCGGGTTCCGGCGACGAGCCGGACGAAAAGAAGTAA
- a CDS encoding 3-ketoacyl-ACP reductase — MAQRIAYVTGGMGGIGTSICQRLSKQGFKVVAGCGPNSPRRTKWLEDQKALGYDFVASEGNVGDWDSTRQAFDRVKADVGEVDVLVNNAGITRDVVFRKMTHEDWTAVIDTNLTSLFNVTKQVIDGMVERGWGRIINISSVNGQKGQFGQTNYSTAKAGIHGFTMALAQEVATKGVTVNTVSPGYIGTDMVKAIRPDVMEKIVATIPVRRLGSPEEIASIVAWLASDESGFATGADFSLNGGLHMG; from the coding sequence ATGGCACAGCGTATTGCGTATGTAACGGGCGGCATGGGCGGCATCGGGACGAGCATCTGCCAGCGCCTCAGCAAACAGGGTTTCAAGGTGGTGGCCGGCTGCGGCCCGAACTCGCCGCGCCGCACGAAGTGGCTCGAAGACCAGAAGGCGCTCGGCTACGACTTCGTCGCGTCCGAGGGCAACGTCGGCGACTGGGATTCGACGCGCCAGGCGTTCGACAGGGTGAAGGCCGACGTCGGCGAGGTCGACGTGCTGGTGAACAACGCGGGCATCACGCGCGACGTGGTGTTCCGCAAGATGACGCACGAGGACTGGACCGCGGTCATCGACACGAACCTGACGAGCCTCTTCAACGTGACGAAGCAGGTGATCGACGGCATGGTCGAGCGCGGCTGGGGGCGCATCATCAATATTTCGTCGGTGAACGGCCAGAAGGGGCAGTTCGGCCAGACCAACTATTCGACCGCGAAGGCCGGCATTCACGGCTTCACGATGGCGCTCGCGCAGGAAGTCGCGACGAAGGGCGTGACGGTCAATACGGTGTCGCCCGGCTACATCGGCACGGACATGGTGAAGGCGATCCGTCCGGACGTGATGGAGAAGATCGTCGCGACGATTCCGGTGCGCCGGCTCGGCTCGCCGGAGGAAATCGCATCGATCGTCGCGTGGCTCGCGTCGGACGAGTCGGGTTTCGCGACCGGCGCGGACTTCTCGCTGAACGGCGGGTTGCACATGGGGTGA
- a CDS encoding acetyl-CoA C-acetyltransferase, producing the protein MTDIVIVSAARTAVGKFGGSLAKTAAPELGSIVVRAALERAGLKPEQVSEVILGQVLTAASGQNVARQASIKAGLPSSIPAMTINKVCGSGLKAVMLAANAIIAGDAEIVVAGGQENMSAAPHVLPGSRDGFRMGDAKLVDSMIVDGLWDVYNQYHMGVTAENVAKEYGITREEQDAFAAASQNKAEAAQKAGRFDAEIVPVEIPQRKGEPLLFKTDEFVRHGVTADALAGLKPAFQKDGTVTAANASGINDGAAVVVVMSAKKADALGLKPLARIKAYANAGVDPKVMGMGPVPASRRCLERAGWTPQDLDLMEINEAFAAQALAVNKQMGWDTSKINVNGGAIAIGHPIGASGCRILVTLLHEMQRRDAKRGLASLCIGGGMGVALAVERP; encoded by the coding sequence ATGACTGACATCGTGATCGTTTCCGCTGCACGCACAGCGGTCGGCAAATTCGGCGGCTCGCTCGCGAAGACGGCCGCGCCCGAACTGGGCTCGATCGTCGTGCGCGCGGCGCTCGAACGCGCGGGCCTGAAGCCCGAGCAGGTGAGCGAAGTGATTCTCGGCCAGGTGCTGACCGCGGCCTCCGGCCAGAACGTCGCGCGCCAGGCGTCGATCAAGGCGGGCCTGCCGTCGTCGATCCCGGCGATGACGATCAACAAGGTCTGCGGCTCGGGCCTGAAGGCGGTGATGCTCGCCGCGAACGCGATCATCGCGGGCGACGCGGAGATCGTCGTCGCGGGCGGCCAGGAGAACATGAGCGCCGCGCCGCACGTGCTGCCGGGCTCGCGCGACGGCTTCCGGATGGGCGATGCGAAGCTCGTGGACAGCATGATCGTCGACGGCCTGTGGGACGTGTACAACCAGTACCACATGGGCGTCACGGCCGAGAACGTCGCGAAGGAATACGGCATCACGCGCGAGGAGCAGGACGCGTTCGCGGCCGCCTCGCAGAACAAGGCGGAAGCCGCGCAGAAGGCGGGCCGCTTCGACGCGGAGATCGTGCCGGTCGAGATTCCGCAGCGCAAGGGCGAGCCGCTCCTGTTCAAGACCGACGAATTCGTGCGTCACGGCGTGACCGCCGACGCGCTTGCGGGCCTGAAGCCCGCGTTCCAGAAGGACGGCACCGTGACCGCCGCGAACGCGTCGGGCATCAACGACGGCGCGGCCGTGGTCGTCGTGATGTCCGCGAAGAAAGCGGACGCGCTCGGCCTGAAGCCGCTCGCGCGGATCAAGGCGTATGCGAACGCGGGCGTCGATCCGAAGGTGATGGGCATGGGGCCGGTGCCGGCGTCGCGCCGCTGTCTGGAGCGCGCGGGCTGGACGCCGCAGGACCTCGACCTGATGGAGATCAACGAGGCGTTCGCGGCGCAGGCGCTCGCGGTGAACAAGCAGATGGGCTGGGACACGTCGAAGATCAACGTGAACGGCGGCGCGATCGCGATCGGCCACCCGATCGGCGCGTCCGGCTGCCGGATTCTCGTCACGCTGCTGCACGAGATGCAGCGCCGCGACGCGAAGCGCGGGCTCGCGTCGCTGTGCATCGGCGGCGGGATGGGCGTGGCGCTCGCGGTCGAGCGCCCGTAA